The proteins below come from a single Branchiostoma floridae strain S238N-H82 chromosome 5, Bfl_VNyyK, whole genome shotgun sequence genomic window:
- the LOC118416281 gene encoding uncharacterized protein LOC118416281, which produces MIDLPAGNITIEIRVFTVSGLHTDWVSPPLQVLPPSKDGVSEYAAMFFDYPTGPFFFQLSLGQKTGAFLSSVAVAADIAALALDGENVMELVDLAMDAMAKVEINDFDTVKGVSTTILLITAVPHHVSAQAQVHGASALKAAFKTTRRLSGNWQGNSSELSVDDVDNAVVLMFTGDVIKPNINRGIQDFVHVCSS; this is translated from the exons ATGATTGACCTGCCTGCGGGAAACATCACCATAGAGATCCGAGTCTTCACGGTTAGCGGTCTGCACACGGACTGGGTTTCCCCGCCACTGCAG GTATTGCCTCCATCGAAGGATGGCGTGAGTGAATATGCAGCGATGTTCTTCGACTATCCAACAGGGCCGTTCTTCTTCCAGCTTTCCTTGGGGCAGAAGACGGGCGCCTTTTTGTCCTCTGTCGCTGTGGCTGCGGATATTGCAGCCCTGGCACTGGATGGAGAGAATGTCATGGAG CTTGTAGACCTGGCTATGGACGCGATGGCAAAAGTTGAGATAAACGATTTTGACACGGTCAAAGGAGTGTCAACTACGATTCTACTGATCACCGCGGTACCGCATCACGTGTCAGCACAAGCTCAG GTACACGGGGCGTCAGCTCTCAAGGCAGCCTTTAAGACGACCAGAAGGCTGTCAGGCAACTGGCAAGGAAACAGCTCCGAACTTTCCGTGGATGACGTGGACAACGCTGTGGTGCTCATGTTTACAGGTGACGTAATCAAACCAAACATAAACAGAGGCATCCAGGATTTTGTGCATGTTTGTTCCTCGTAg
- the LOC118416282 gene encoding uncharacterized protein LOC118416282, which translates to MTVVKVHLTVQPEVADDSSEKLYEAPGGSDSLIRVSSFSSLMAAGCPEGQSVGIQFLESDFNPFEYSNNSRNIQADVLGLAVKCGNVTLPVSGLTDPIDILSRRETNSLNGSMYTFAGSVALGKVEVC; encoded by the exons ATGACTGTAGTGAAG GTGCACCTGACCGTGCAGCCTGAGGTTGCCGATGACTCCTCAGAGAAGCTGTACGAGGCTCCAGGAGGAAGCGACTCGCTCATCAGGGTCTCCTCCTTCTCATCACTGATGGCGGCAGGGTGTCCGGAGGGACAGAGTGTGGGGATACAG TTCCTGGAATCCGACTTCAACCCGTTCGAGTACTCCAACAATTCCCGTAACATCCAGGCCGACGTGCTGGGTCTCGCTGTGAAATGTGGTAATGTCACTCTTCCGGTGTCCGGTCTGACGGATCCCATCGACATCTTGTCACGGAGAGAGACTAACAGCCTGAACGGGTCCATGTACACGTTTGCCGGTTCAGTAGCTTTGGGGAAAGTAGAGGTTTGTTAA